TGAAGTGAGGGAATTAGATGaacagagagaggaagaagaagaagcagaggacTCTGCTGGAGCTCATCCTCACCGGGGCAGAAGTAGTTGTCGGCCAGCTTCTCAAACGGGGTCCTGTCGTTGTAGATGTACCTGCACGGCAGAGGGGCGAAGGCAACCATAAAACATCAAGCTTGCAGGGCTGCTGGCAACGCCATGGCATGGCAGAGCGCACGATCGAGCAGCGCGCCGCTCACCCGCAGTCGCGGCAGATGTAGGCCTGCTTGGACGCGACCCGCATGGTGatccgcgcggccgcggcgcccgcccgccgccgcgcgggcgccgGCAGCCGCAGCGCCGGCCACGGCGCCGAGAACGACGAccggagcggcgccgccggcgcgcgcgccagGGACGACGCCGGAGCCTGCAGGGCCATCGCTGCTAGCTGCCGGCTGCCAGGGGACGACGaggaagaaggcggcggcggcggcggcaacacaGCAGCGGGGCAATGACGACGTGGCGGAGCTGGCGGAGCCGAGGAGAGGGGATAAGAGGGAGGGAGCGAGAGGGGCGATTGGCTGGTGTGGCAGCGAGCTCCGACGCGtcgctttttttttgttctcctTTTGCTTTTTGGTGCGAGCGTGAGGTGATGAGGTGGAGTTGGCAGCTGCAGGCGCGGGGGAAGGGAAGTGTGGAAGCTGCGTGGCGGCCATGGTCACCCTTCGCTCGCTATCCCTTCCCTCTGGACGCGCTCGCCACACCGGGCTCCTGTTTTCagtctactctctctctctctctcatttgtACAAAATTGCCCATTTATAACAAGAAAAACTGAAGGGTTTTTGTACAAAATTTACATGGCTTCCTCGATCTATCATCAGCGCCGGCTCATCATATTCACCACCGCGCTATTTTCACTCTGCTcagttttataaaaagaaagagaaaagtggATGAAACTATAGAAGCATGGATTCCAATATCGGTAAAAATGATCCCCCCTCCTTTCAGTAATTTTACAAAGAGACTCTAATTCCGTGAGGCCGACTCAACTTTTACAGGCCTGGATGTAGGGTTGTAAATAGTACGAATATTTCCCGACCGACCGAGAGCAGTCGGATAGTGATTCGGATATTATTTTCGGATATCCAATACGAATTCAGATATTTTTATTCAGATTCGGATACAATATGTGTGATATCCGTCGGATATCGGATATCCGATAGGATAATCCGGATAGGTGATTTGGATATTTAATTCGGATACTTttacaatatatatattttaatgaagatctaatttaaactctaaaaaattataactaattcatttcaaataaaaaaacgaAATTAgtaccaaaaattttctagaAATATAATCTACCTACCACCACTACTCTAGTTttacaatacaaaatatatacattaataaaaaatttaattttgtcTCTAGAAATTTATAACTAATtcatttcaaataaaaaaaataaaattagcacaaaaaattttctaaaaaatacaATCACCTATTGCCACACTATAGAAGTTGAATCTTTTCTATTCTTAGCTTAGTTTAAGAACTAAAGCCAGACTTTAGCAATAATTCAACGTCCCATTTTAATAAAAACTCAATATCATATAATAATTCAAACTCTAGCAATAAATTGATATCTCctacatatttatgcatgtaatAAATCAAAATGTCAATGTCGTGTAATTGAGTGCCTAAAATGGTATGCCATATATTGTTAATGTGGCTAATCAAGATTGATTTTAGTTCAAATCTAGCCTCCAAAATAGACGAATCAATTCGAGTGCTCCAAGTATCATCAATGTAACAAGTTATAACATCGTATAATTCAGTATTTCTAATCTAAGCTATGTGGCATGTCAGAATGTCAATGTAATTGAATCTCTCTCATCTATGTAATCATTGGAAAAGTTGTTTATTAATTGCGTCTTTAAGTATAATTTAATTAACCGCATCATAACTAAaataacgtgacaaagcctcgaatgtcAAACATTTGATTCATCAATGTTAATAATATTGTTCACAACTTTATTACAATAATTTGACAAAGATAAGCGGACAAGCCTCCGCTATCATAATCTTTTCTAATAAACGTCTCAAATTTAGACaaaatacatttattggactcaaagactaatttaacCATCTccacacagtagagagccgctgactagatTCTTCTTGGTAGTGGGGACATGCTACACCTTCTTCAACTGCACGATCTTCTCTGAAGTAAGCTTCAGATTTAccataccaacaccaagaacacacACATGTGGTCCATTCCCCGGAGCAAGTCCCTCCGacctggtaagaagaaaacaaagaagcatcatcacacacacatgaatattagctcCAGTGTCAatccaccactcgggtgaacaaaatactgaaagaactgtagttaataaattaccgtacccctaTGTTCCCCCAGTCTCGCTAATTACCATGTTGGCTGATTTCTTGCCTTTGCGATTCGGACACTTAGCAGCAAAGTGACCCAAACTGTCACACACAAAGTAAGCtcccttcttctttttcttgaacGTGGTTGTTCGTTTAGTCTTTGTTTGGTTATGCggtggcttcttcttgttcttgtggaaATTGTTTTTCTAAACAAAGTTGGCGCTAGAAGCTCCAACAATTCCCTTTTCCACGTGTATCTTTTTCTCTCGCCTTCtcttcaacatcaagagtcccaatGAGTCCATCGATGGTGAACTCGtgtctcttgtgttttgttGAAGTCGGAAAATCCCCGCTCTCAAAAAAAGGTAGCAAAATCCCCCAAGAAGGTGGCAATTTAGAGAaatacctccggccacaaacttgTTGGGTCTCTTTGCTACaattttttgagatcttttgctaGTGTCTGTATTTCATCAGCTTGTTCTACCATAGAACGGTCTTCAACCATCCTATAGTCAAGGAACTATTTCATGATATAGAACTCACTGCTAGCATCAGaaactccatattgagcctcaagagtaTCCCACATATCCTTACCAGTTGTGAGCCAGATATATGTCTCTACAAGATTTTCTGCAAGAACACTAATGATGCAGCCTCGTAAAAGGTTATCGGTAgaatcgaacgcactcccttcctctggagtgaACTATTCGGTCTTCCCCTTTGTTGCATGCATCAGGTTCATAGCCGTCAACCACAGTATAAGTCGTTCACGCCAACGTTTGTAGTTGGAACCATCAAAAGGAGGTGGTTTGATTGTTGCAGCAAAGCTAGCTACCGAAAGCCTCTTAACACgttcaggtttttggattgttagaaaaaTAGACAGattttggtatattttaattccaaatattattaGCAATTCCATGACATGACTTAGTGATCCCGTGATAACAAAATATGTGCTAGTGTTCATGTTAATCTCACTAAAAACATGAACAAGTTAATAAACCACAGATGGTTTAGAATGTACCACAAGACGGGACCAGTGCCTGAGGCACCGGGTGCATtattaccagctggaatagtcATATATTCGACTAGCCTTGTTCGATGTAGCCGTACAAACTTGATGCAGGAAgtggttcgcagtgcagtcccacgaacggccACCAAGAAGTAGACAAAGTAGTCGTTCACTCCACCAGGATGTAGACGACGTAGTCGTTCAGgccaccaggaagtagacgaCATAGTCGTTCAGgtagcgagcagtcgcgtcaagacgctctcCACAAACCTGATTGCCCGATATCCCGAGTAGGATCTTCAGCGTGTAGAGGTTctggaggcctgctctcgccaGGACTGTGCACGCAGTGCTAGCGATGGAAATGCAGAGCGCAATAGAGGGAGAAGGGCGAGGTCTCCTTAGTAGGAGTATCTGAGAGAGTGCTTGAGGTGTGTGAAAATGAGAGGGGGCTTGTCTCCTTATATAGTTGATCCTAGAGGAAAGGTGGATGAACCTGGACAACAATGACCATCAATTTGCATCATTAACCCGCCATCAATTTTCTTTTAATAACCAATTACAACCCAACAATCAATCTCCTCTATTATCAATATTTATCTCCTCATGACTCCATAGCATTAATAGTAGGCTTTAATTCTTTTCCATTTAATTATTGATAAATTCCAACAAAATTCACCTCAGTGTCTCGGAAGACAATCGCTAGGCGGCTAACTGCAGATGGCTCTTACTAGGCGGCATCTGCCTATGATGTTCCTTTTCAGACAACCGTTGGGAACAAGTGTGGCAAATGAAAGTGGAAAACAAGTGTCGTTTCTTCTTGTGGCTACTTATTCAATGCAAACCACCTACAGCAAACAGGATCATCCAACGAGGCGGCACGGCTGATGCAATTTGCAAACTGTGCCATTGCAGAGAAGGAACAACCTTGCACATGTTGGCAAACTGCTCTTACGCTAAGGAGCTATGGCGTTTACTAGCACACCGAGCCTAGCCTCCACCACCTTTGTGCAGATTTATCCGCAGCCATCCAATGTCAAAGATTGGCGGGAGCAACTCACTAAGGCTACTGGTCTTGATCATGATCGCCTCCGGCAAATCCTCACCTATGCCACTCGGAACATTTGACAACAAAGCACTACCTGCAGATCAGTCGTTGCCTCTACTGATTATGCAACAGCTTACCCACAGGCTCATGCAAACCCGGTTGTCTAGTTCTTAGCTCCACACAAACTGTGTGTTGAGTTGTTTTCTTTTCCCtgttctttttccttttatttagcTCGTGAAAATACTTGTTTTTTCTGGACTCCTCTTTGATGCACAAGCAGAGCACCTGCTATAGtttctcagaaaaaaaaaactgcaagaCAGACCTTAGTTATTTCTATGGTTTTTAGTAAACGGCATGCTGATAGGCTGATGGGACTCGTTTGACAAAGGAAGGACACAGTTTTATTTTTCACAAGATCACATAAGGAAATAAATAGTACACTAGTGAGGATACGCACGTACAATGTTTTACTCCAAACTAGAATAGACGCACGTGCGACACGCACgtgatttaaaaaaattaaatagatTAATCACAAAGAAAAAA
This genomic interval from Panicum virgatum strain AP13 chromosome 8K, P.virgatum_v5, whole genome shotgun sequence contains the following:
- the LOC120644535 gene encoding uncharacterized protein LOC120644535, yielding MALQAPASSLARAPAAPLRSSFSAPWPALRLPAPARRRAGAAAARITMRVASKQAYICRDCGYIYNDRTPFEKLADNYFCPVCGAPKRRFRTYQPAVSKNANATDARKARKEQLKKDEAIGQALPIAIVAGIIALAGLYFYLNNAYN